One window from the genome of Cryobacterium sp. GrIS_2_6 encodes:
- a CDS encoding replication-relaxation family protein, with protein MQLLTDRDLLVLKDLEQFRLLSTRHIQRLRFHQHANVASGTRTAVRILNRLEGHGLISRLSRRVGGSIRGSAANVWQLAATGERVLRRLSSETPRRRYVEPSPQFSRHTLAIAELATLLHEQARTGGVELLELQAEPDCWRQYTNAAGVAKWLKPDLYVVTADTQFESHAFVEVDLATEHLPAVLRKCLAYQRYWRTGIEQTTRDLFPAVVWVTPDETRARKLRTAIQDEPRLTTELFHVIPVNEALGVLAPDAPTPNTSKGGTT; from the coding sequence TCTCAACGCGACACATTCAGCGGCTCAGATTCCACCAGCACGCCAACGTCGCCTCGGGCACACGCACTGCCGTGCGCATCCTGAACCGGCTCGAAGGGCACGGCCTCATCTCCCGACTGTCCAGACGCGTCGGCGGCAGCATCCGAGGCTCAGCGGCAAACGTCTGGCAGCTCGCTGCGACCGGCGAACGAGTGCTCCGCCGACTCAGCAGCGAAACACCTCGTCGCCGCTACGTCGAACCATCGCCACAGTTCTCCCGCCACACCCTGGCCATCGCCGAGCTCGCAACCCTGCTTCACGAGCAAGCGAGAACCGGGGGCGTCGAGCTACTGGAGCTCCAAGCCGAACCAGACTGCTGGCGGCAATACACGAACGCGGCCGGAGTGGCGAAGTGGCTGAAGCCCGACCTTTACGTGGTGACTGCCGACACCCAGTTCGAGAGCCATGCGTTCGTCGAGGTCGACCTCGCCACCGAGCACCTGCCCGCCGTGCTGCGAAAGTGCCTCGCGTATCAGCGGTACTGGCGGACAGGCATAGAGCAGACCACGCGGGACCTGTTCCCGGCGGTCGTCTGGGTCACCCCAGACGAGACCCGGGCTCGAAAGCTGCGCACCGCCATCCAAGACGAGCCCAGGCTCACCACCGAACTGTTCCATGTCATCCCCGTAAACGAGGCGCTCGGCGTTCTCGCCCCCGATGCTCCCACACCTAACACCTCGAAAGGAGGAACCACATGA